In Deinococcus psychrotolerans, a genomic segment contains:
- the treZ gene encoding malto-oligosyltrehalose trehalohydrolase — translation MSNFSTAPAPPASQPVSHPLSSGERLGAQVLPDGTGTRFRVWATEVQDVAVRIGGTDYPMERSGDPDHDCIHQTVLPVGAGTRYQFVLGGVPTPDPYARFLPGGVHGEAEVIAFNIHDWKDVDWDGLPLDQCVFYELHVGTFTPEGTYQAAQAKLPELKALGITAVELMPLAAFAGEYGWGYDGVALYAPHAPYGRPEDLRSFVDAAHNIGLAVFLDVVYNHFGPDGNYLKNYSPKYFTSKFQSAWGEGLDYAERHMRRLITENAQMWLRDYHFDGLRLDATQSMPDDSEVHILQELASEVHGLGGHHLMLAEDYRNLPMLVTDYHLDGIWVDDFHHEMRVTLTGDQDGYYAAFEGGAAALAHTINRGWTYEGQTWPMEDHALPGNLRGQPADALPAPSFVYFIQNHDQIGNRAQGDRMTDVERVSVAAFRGASTVLLALPMTPLIFQGQEWAASTPFPFFSNHHGDLGALVSEGRKKEFGHFEGFSGYVLDPQDRATFELAKLDWAEKRDGEHAQTFQTYQQLLNLRKTDPVLSGRSRHALTAGHVDAVLWVRWTTDEGERALLWNTGKTALAASKLDLPFNLPPSLTFHSEGKPTPTLGAGEAVILGNG, via the coding sequence ATGTCCAATTTTTCCACTGCTCCCGCTCCGCCCGCTTCCCAACCCGTCTCTCATCCCCTCTCCAGCGGCGAGCGTCTCGGCGCACAGGTCTTGCCGGACGGCACCGGCACCCGTTTCCGGGTCTGGGCCACCGAAGTGCAGGACGTCGCCGTGAGAATCGGCGGCACCGATTACCCGATGGAGCGCAGCGGCGACCCCGATCACGACTGCATTCACCAGACCGTCTTGCCAGTCGGTGCGGGCACCCGCTATCAGTTTGTCTTGGGCGGCGTGCCCACCCCCGATCCCTACGCCCGATTTTTGCCAGGCGGCGTTCACGGCGAGGCCGAGGTGATCGCCTTCAATATCCACGACTGGAAAGATGTCGACTGGGACGGCCTTCCGCTGGATCAGTGCGTTTTCTATGAGCTGCACGTCGGTACTTTCACGCCGGAAGGGACTTATCAGGCAGCTCAGGCCAAGCTGCCGGAGCTTAAAGCGCTGGGCATCACGGCCGTCGAACTGATGCCGCTGGCCGCCTTCGCGGGCGAGTACGGCTGGGGTTACGACGGGGTGGCCCTCTACGCGCCGCACGCGCCGTATGGCCGCCCTGAAGACCTCAGAAGCTTCGTCGACGCCGCCCACAACATTGGGCTGGCGGTCTTTTTGGACGTGGTCTACAACCATTTTGGCCCCGACGGCAATTACCTCAAAAATTACAGCCCCAAGTACTTCACCAGCAAGTTTCAGAGCGCCTGGGGCGAGGGCCTCGATTACGCCGAGCGCCACATGCGCCGCCTGATTACCGAAAATGCCCAGATGTGGCTGCGCGATTACCACTTCGACGGCCTGCGTCTAGACGCCACCCAGAGTATGCCCGACGACTCCGAGGTGCATATTTTGCAGGAGCTGGCCTCGGAGGTGCACGGGCTGGGCGGCCACCACCTGATGCTGGCCGAGGATTACCGCAACTTGCCGATGCTGGTCACGGACTATCACCTCGACGGCATCTGGGTGGACGACTTTCACCACGAAATGCGGGTGACGCTGACTGGAGATCAGGACGGCTACTACGCGGCCTTTGAAGGCGGCGCGGCGGCGCTGGCCCACACCATCAACCGGGGCTGGACGTACGAGGGTCAAACGTGGCCGATGGAAGACCACGCCCTGCCCGGCAATTTGCGCGGCCAACCCGCTGACGCGCTGCCAGCGCCCAGTTTCGTATATTTCATTCAGAACCACGACCAGATCGGCAACCGCGCTCAGGGCGACCGAATGACCGACGTGGAGCGCGTCTCAGTGGCCGCTTTCCGGGGAGCCAGCACCGTGCTGCTCGCCCTGCCGATGACGCCGCTGATTTTTCAGGGCCAAGAATGGGCCGCCAGCACGCCGTTTCCGTTTTTCTCCAACCACCACGGCGATCTCGGCGCACTCGTCAGCGAGGGGCGCAAAAAAGAATTCGGGCACTTTGAAGGCTTCTCGGGCTACGTCCTCGACCCGCAAGACCGCGCCACCTTCGAGCTGGCCAAACTCGACTGGGCCGAGAAACGAGACGGTGAACACGCCCAGACGTTTCAGACCTATCAGCAGTTGCTGAACTTGAGAAAAACCGACCCGGTGCTGAGTGGCCGCTCCCGTCACGCGCTGACGGCGGGGCACGTGGACGCCGTGTTGTGGGTGCGCTGGACAACCGACGAAGGCGAGCGGGCGCTGCTGTGGAACACCGGCAAGACCGCTCTGGCCGCCTCCAAACTCGACTTGCCCTTCAACTTGCCTCCCAGCCTGACGTTTCACAGCGAGGGCAAGCCCACCCCCACGCTGGGAGCCGGTGAAGCTGTGATCTTGGGCAACGGATGA